Proteins encoded within one genomic window of Camelina sativa cultivar DH55 chromosome 19, Cs, whole genome shotgun sequence:
- the LOC104764787 gene encoding protein SAD1/UNC-84 domain protein 2-like, producing the protein MSASTVSLTGTPTAVVKRTPVLAGEKKSSFDFPPSESHAANAAIGESSNKDLIRAEAVAERSSSYNVGPVTRKSGSTATGVNTTTTTTQRRTRKVQGNKTNKAQWKTVVRVFAKQFGALLLIVGLIQLIRKLTMKDTSLSSSNFPIETEMVLSELESRISAVDGLVKTTTKMMQVQVEFLDKKMESESRALRQTIDSTSSALQGELKKVESRTETLEASVDEFNAKPLVSREELERVYEELKKGNKVHDSAVNIDELRAYARGVVEKEIGKHAADGLGRVDYALASGGAFVMGHSDPYLVGSRGNWFGTSRRGVHKKAVKMLTPSFGEPGQCFPLKGSNGYVQIRLRAPIIPEAVTLEHVSKAVAFDRSSAPKDCRVSGWLEDKDMESETMLRLTEFSYDLDRSNAQTFDITDSGFSGLVNVVRLDFTSNHGSSSHTCIYRFRVHGRELDSVSAVHA; encoded by the exons ATGTCGGCGTCGACGGTGTCTCTCACCGGTACTCCGACGGCGGTTGTTAAGCGGACGCCGGTTCTCGCCGGTGAGAAGAAATCTAGTTTTGATTTCCCGCCGAGCGAATCGCATGCCGCCAATGCGGCAATTGGAGAGTCGTCGAACAAGGATCTGATCCGCGCGGAGGCTGTCGCTGAGAGATCTAGCAGTTACAACGTAGGTCCGGTGACGAGGAAGTCAGGATCCACCGCGACGGGGGTTAATACGACGACCACCACCACGCAGCGTCGAACGCGTAAGGTTCAGGGGAATAAGACGAACAAGGCGCAGTGGAAGACAGTGGTTAGGGTATTCGCTAAGCAATTCGGGGCGCTTCTGTTAATCGTTGGGTTGATTCAATTGATTAGGAAATTGACTATGAAGGATACGTCTCTGTCTTCTTCGAATTTTCCGATTGAAACGGAGATGGTGTTATCGGAATTGGAGAGTCGTATCTCGGCCGTTGATGGTTTGGtaaagacgacgacgaagatgatGCAGGTTCAAGTCGAGTTTCTTGATAAGAAGATGGAAAGCGAATCAAGAGCGTTGAGGCAAACGATCGATTCAACGTCATCTGCGTTGCAGGGTGAGTTGAAGAAGGTAGAGTCTAGGACTGAGACATTAGAGGCTTCCGTAGATGAGTTCAATGCTAAACCTTTGGTGTCTAGAGAGGAGTTAGAGAGGGTTTACGAGGAATTGAAGAAGGGTAATAAGGTCCATGATTCTGCTGTTAACATTGATGAATTGAGGGCTTATGCTCGTGGGGTAGTGGAGAAAGAGATTGGAAAACATGCTGCTGATGGCCTTGGCAGAGTAGACTATGCGTTAGCGTCTGGTGGTGCTTTTGTAATGGGGCATTCGGACCCATATCTTGTTGGAAGTCGGGGTAATTGGTTTGGGACAAGCAGGCGAGGGGTTCATAAAAAAGCGGTTAAGATGTTAACTCCGAGTTTTGGGGAGCCTGGACAGTGTTTTCCTTTGAAAGGAAGCAATGGCTATGTCCAAATCAGGCTAAGAGCGCCGATAATACCAGAGGCCGTTACCTTGGAACATGTCTCtaag GCTGTAGCGTTTGACAGATCAAGCGCCCCAAAGGATTGCCGAGTATCAGGATGGCTAGAAGACAAAGATATGGAGAGCGAGACAATGCTCCGTCTTACAGAATTCAGTTACGACTTAGACAGGTCCAACGCACAGACATTTGACATTACAGATTCTGGTTTCTCGGGACTTGTCAACGTTGTCAGGCTAGACTTCACATCCAACCATGGAAGCTCTTCACACACTTGCATCTACCGGTTCAGGGTTCATGGCCGTGAACTAGACTCGGTCTCTGCTGTTCATGCTTGA
- the LOC104764788 gene encoding alpha-L-arabinofuranosidase 1, translated as MMDMESWKLLRSICILSFLLGSCFVYQSLRVVDAQEDPKPAVTLQVDASNGAGRPIPETLFGIFFEEINHAGAGGLWAELVSNRGFEAGGQNIPSNIWPWSIVGDHSPIYVATDRSSCFERNKIALRMDVLCDSQGCPSGGVGVYNPGYWGMNIQEGKKYKVALYVRSTGDIDLSVSLTSSNGSRTLASEKITASASDVSKWTKKEVTLEAKGTDPSARLQLTTTKKGSIWIDQVSAMPVDTYKGHGFRNDLFQMMVDIKPRFIRFPGGCFVEGEWLSNALRWKETVGPWEERPGHFGDVWKYWTDDGLGHYEFFQLAEDIGAAPIWVFNNGISHNDEVETASIMPFVQEALDGIEFARGDANSTWGSVRAKMGRQGPFELKYVAIGNEDCGKTYYRGNYIVFYDAIKKAYPDIKIISNCDGSSHPLDHPADYYDFHIYTSASNLFSMYHQFDRTSRNGPKAFVSEYAVTGKDAGTGSLLASLGEAAFLIGLEKNSDVVEMASYAPLFVNTNDRRWNPDAIVFNSSHLYGTPSYWVQRFFAESSGATLLTSTLKGNSSSLVASAISWKNNGKDYIRLKAVNFGATSVNMKVLVTGLDPNVMKVSGSKKTVLTSTNVMDENSFSQPEKVVPHESLLEMAEEDLTVVLPPHSFSSFDLLKESAKITMPISDSSSHQKTTTL; from the exons ATGATGGATATGGAGTCTTGGAAGTTGCTCAGAAGTATTTGCATACTTTCTTTTCTCCTTGGCTCTTGCTTCGTCTATCAAAGCCTTCGTGTTGTTGATGCTCAAGAAGATCCTAAACCAGCCGTCACTTTGCAAGTTGATGCTTCTAACGGAGCTGGACGACCCATTCCTGAAACGCTATTTGGCATATTCTTCGag GAGATTAACCATGCTGGTGCTGGTGGATTATGGGCTGAACTTGTTAGCAACAGAG GGTTTGAAGCTGGTGGGCAAAACATACCGTCTAATATATGGCCATGGTCCATTGTTGGTGATCATTCACCCATATATGTAGCTACAGACCGTTCATCATGCTTTGAACGGAATAAAATTGCATTGAGAATGGATGTGCTCTGTGATAGCCAAGGTTGTCCATCAGGAGGTGTTGGAGTTTATAACCCTGGTTACTGGGGCATG AATATTCAAGAAGGAAAGAAGTACAAGGTGGCTCTTTATGTGCGTTCAACTGGTGATATCGATCTGTCTGTGTCGTTGACGAGCTCGAATGGATCACGGACTCTTGCTTCTGAAAAGATCAC AGCTTCTGCTTCCGATGTTTCGAAATGGACTAAAAAAGAGGTTACTTTGGAGGCAAAAGGGACAGATCCTAGTGCAAGACTTCAGTTAACAACAACCAAGAAAGGGTCAATATGGATTGACCAAGTCTCAGCCATGCCAGTGGATACTTATAAg GGACATGGTTTCAGAAACGATCTTTTCCAAATGATGGTTGATATAAAACCCCGTTTCATCCGGTTCCCAG GTGGTTGTTTTGTCGAGGGTGAATGGTTAAGTAATGCATTACGCTGGAAAGAAACCGTAGGACCTTGGGAAGAGAGACCGGGCCATTTTGGTGATGTTTGGAAGTATTGGACCGATGATGGCCTTGGCCACTATGAGTTCTTTCAA TTGGCAGAAGACATTGGTGCAGCCCCGATATGGGTGTTTAATAACG GGATAAGTCATAATGATGAAGTTGAAACTGCCAGTATCATGCCCTTTGTTCAA GAAGCACTCGACGGTATTGAGTTTGCCCGAGGAGATGCTAATTCTACATGGGGATCTGTTCGAGCTAAAATGGGACGCCAAGGGCCTTTTGAACTGAAATACGTTGCCATTGGAAATGAAGATTGTGGAAAAACATACTACAGAG GAAACTATATTGTGTTCTATGATGCTATAAAAAAAGCCTACCCagatatcaaaatcatctcCAACTGCGATGGTTCTTCTCATCCGCTCGACCACCCAGCTGATTACTATGACTTTCAC ATTTACACTTCTGCTAGCAATTTGTTTTCCATGTATCATCAATTTGACCGCACTTCACGCAATGGTCCAAAG GCTTTTGTCAGTGAATATGCTGTGACTGGAAAAGATGCTGGTACGGGAAGCCTTCTCGCCTCTCTTGGAGAAGCTGCGTTTCTCATTGGTCTTGAAAAGAATAG TGACGTTGTGGAAATGGCTAGCTATGCACCACTCTTTGTGAACACAAACGATAGACG GTGGAACCCTGATGCAATAGTCTTCAATTCCTCTCATCTATATGGAACTCCTAGCTATTGGGTCCAACGGTTCTTTGCAGAGTCAAGTGGAGCAACTCTTCTCACTTCAACACTCAAGGGAAACTCCTCTTCTCTTGTCGCTTCCGCAATCTCGTGGAAAAACAATGGCAAAGATTACATACGCTTAAAG GCAGTAAACTTCGGAGCTACCTCAGTAAATATGAAAGTGTTGGTAACTGGATTGGACCCGAACGTGATGAAAGTTTCGGGATCAAAGAAGACAGTACTTACATCTACCAATGTGATGGATGAAAATTCCTTCTCACAGCCAGAGAAG GTTGTGCCACATGAAAGCTTGCTAGAGATGGCAGAGGAGGATCTGACCGTTGTTCTCCCGCCacattccttctcttctttcgaTTTGTTGAAGGAATCTGCAAAGATAACAATGCCaatttctgattcttcttctcatcagaaAACCACCACTCTCTGA
- the LOC104764789 gene encoding F-box protein At3g08750-like, whose amino-acid sequence MAQAPANRFSSLPSELVEEILCRTPAESLNSVKTTCKQWYAIISSNARFKQKQLDHHIHTSQRFLRIDDERARQIMDPVTGIVTERPPAVQIMDPVTGIVTEIPIPDEFNDLLPVSWMVHCDGLMLCICKDWERRGGYVRLAVWNPLLGRIKWIEPSDDYWVHDYFGVGYDDDASRHNYKILRFGYNLGNKSRVYEIYEFMSDSWRGIDAGFDGDIVMKWECVSVKGHMYWLALKKERYFVLCFDFSEETFKDVCDCPDFWNDCSRLECFNGDRLSFLTQDGEGTRDIEVWMTNKLSDEVVSFASHFSVTTGPDPGPALLPRLRFLTCPGYSIGKHRNIMAWCEQTVEEDEEYTWVSVFTFYEIDESGVVTKQIETSRSLSTEYSELSTCSYVYVPSLTPVPE is encoded by the coding sequence ATGGCTCAGGCTCCCGCGAATCGTTTTTCGTCGTTGCCGTCTGAGTTAGTTGAAGAGATACTTTGCAGAACTCCGGCTGAATCTTTGAACAGTGTCAAAACGACGTGCAAGCAATGGTACGCAATCATCAGCAGCAACGCAAGATTCAAGCAAAAGCAACTTGATCATCACATTCACACTTCCCAACGATTCCTAAGAATCGATGATGAGCGTGCGCGTCAAATCATGGACCCGGTGACCGGAATCGTAACAGAAAGACCTCCTGCGGTTCAAATCATGGACCCGGTGACCGGAATCGTGACAGAAATACCAATCCCCGACGAGTTTAATGACCTACTTCCGGTTTCTTGGATGGTTCATTGTGATGGACTCATGCTCTGTATATGTAAAGACTGGGAACGACGAGGAGGTTACGTGCGTCTCGCAGTTTGGAATCCGCTTTTGGGGAGAATCAAATGGATCGAACCATCGGATGATTACTGGGTTCATGATTATTTCGGGGTTGGATACGACGACGATGCATCTCGTCACaactacaaaatcttgaggtttgGTTATAATCTTGGTAATAAATCTAGAGTCTATGAGATCTATGAATTCATGTCTGATTCATGGAGAGGTATTGATGCTGGGTTTGATGGGGATATAGTTATGAAATGGGAATGTGTGTCTGTCAAGGGCCACATGTACTGGCTTGCTTTAAAGAAGGAACGTTATTTCGTTCTATGTTTTGACTTCTCCGAGGAAACATTCAAGGACGTATGCGATTGTCCTGACTTTTGGAACGATTGTAGCCGATTAGAATGTTTCAATGGAGATAGACTCTCTTTCTTAACACAAGATGGAGAGGGAACAAGAGACATTGAGGTGTGGATGACAAACAAGTTGAGTGATGAGGTCGTTTCCTTTGCCAGTCACTTCAGTGTCACTACTGGCCCTGACCCTGGCCCTGCTCTTCTTCCGCGGTTACGGTTCCTTACTTGTCCGGGATACTCCATCGGCAAGCACAGAAATATCATGGCATGGTGTGAGCAAACtgtagaagaagacgaagaataTACTTGGGTTTCTGTCTTCACTTTTTACGAGATTGATGAAAGTGGTGTCGTCACGAAACAAATTGAGACTAGTAGAAGTCTATCCACTGAATACAGTGAGCTGTCAACCTGTAGCTATGTCTATGTTCCGAGTCTGACCCCGGTTCCAGAATGA
- the LOC104764791 gene encoding transcription factor PCL1-like gives MREDESDWFARWEEELPSPEELMPLSQSLISPDLALAFDIRSPSQGNGNSNQPHHHHQTTTTPTTPSQLQLPSSQANSSAEFAADSADLGSGGAAGDEPARTLKRPRLVWTPQLHKRFVDAVAHLGIKNAVPKTIMQLMSVDGLTRENVASHLQKYRLYLKRMQGLSSGGGAGSDPATDRLFASSPVPAHFLHPNRVPSSDHFMPSFVPIATLQQQQQMAAAAAAAAASNPHLQPAQFHHRQIAAAHFGSPTNGGFHSPTSNGQFGSPTSNGFGSPTNGKFDPSFLARQTQQQQPIHRMSTPSLHSPVGNYVEDLESANANGGGRTVLTLFPTRDD, from the coding sequence ATGAGAGAAGACGAGTCAGACTGGTTCGCAAGATGGGAAGAAGAGTTACCATCACCAGAAGAGCTCATGCCTTTATCTCAATCACTAATCTCACCCGATCTAGCTCTAGCCTTCGACATACGAAGCCCTAGTCAAGGAAACGGTAACTCAAATCAAcctcaccatcatcaccaaacCACAACAACTCCAACAACACCTTCTCAGCTTCAGCTTCCTTCTTCACAAGCCAATTCCTCAGCCGAGTTCGCTGCAGATTCAGCAGATCTAGGCTCTGGTGGTGCTGCCGGAGACGAACCCGCAAGGACTTTAAAACGACCTCGTCTCGTTTGGACTCCTCAGCTTCATAAGCGTTTCGTTGATGCGGTGGCTCATTTAGGGATTAAAAACGCTGTTCCCAAAACCATTATGCAGCTTATGAGTGTTGATGGGTTGACTAGAGAAAACGTTGCGAGCCATTTGCAAAAGTATAGGCTTTATCTTAAGAGGATGCAAGGTTTGTCTTCTGGTGGTGGAGCTGGTTCAGATCCGGCTACGGATCGTCTCTTTGCTAGCTCACCTGTGCCTGCTCATTTTCTTCATCCTAATCGTGTTCCGAGCTCTGATCATTTCATGCCGTCTTTTGTTCCCATTGCTACTcttcaacagcaacaacaaatgGCTGCTGCGGCGGCGGCTGCAGCTGCCTCTAATCCTCATTTACAGCCAGCTCAGTTCCACCACCGACAAATCGCAGCTGCTCATTTTGGCTCTCCGACGAATGGTGGATTCCATTCACCGACGAGTAATGGACAGTTTGGATCACCAACGAGTAATGGGTTTGGATCACCAACGAATGGGAAGTTTGATCCTTCGTTCTTGGCGAGGCAAACTCAGCAGCAGCAACCAATTCATAGAATGTCAACACCATCATTGCATAGTCCAGTTGGTAATTACGTTGAGGATTTGGAATCTGCTAATGCTAATGGAGGAGGCAGAACTGTCTTAACTTTATTCCCAACTCGAGACGATTGA
- the LOC109130778 gene encoding putative pectinesterase/pectinesterase inhibitor 24, whose translation MWNVVVVGDGESKSIVSGRLNVIDGTPTFKTATFAVFGKGFMARDMGFINTAGPAKHQAVALMVSADLAALYRCTMNAYQDTLYVHAQRQFYRDCTIIGTVDFIFGNSAAVLQNCRILPRRPMKGQQITITAQGRNDPNMNTGISIHRCNISPLGDLTEVKTFLGRPWKNFSTTVIMDSFLHGFVDRKGWLPWTGDSAPDTIFYGEYKNNGAGSSTRNRVKWKGLRFLSTKEANRFTVKPFIDGGRWLPATKVPFRSGL comes from the exons atgtggAATGTAGTGGTGGTCGGAGATGGAGAGAGCAAGAGTATTGTCTCTGGTAGACTCAATGTCATCGATGGAACTCCCACTTTTAAGACCGCAACGTTCG CTGTGTTTGGAAAAGGGTTCATGGCAAGAGACATGGGCTTCATCAACACAGCCGGTCCAGCCAAACACCAAGCCGTAGCTCTAATGGTAAGCGCAGATCTCGCTGCCTTATACCGTTGCACAATGAACGCATACCAAGACACGCTCTACGTGCATGCACAACGCCAATTCTACCGTGACTGCACCATCATTGGAACAGTCGATTTCATCTTCGGTAACTCAGCTGCAGTTCTCCAAAACTGCCGGATCCTCCCTCGCCGGCCAATGAAAGGACAACAAATCACAATCACGGCTCAGGGACGTAATGATCCAAACATGAACACAGGAATCTCAATTCACCGTTGTAACATCTCTCCGCTCGGTGACCTAACCGAAGTCAAAACGTTTTTAGGTCGACCATGGAAGAATTTCTCAACGACGGTGATAATGGATTCGTTCTTGCACGGTTTTGTCGACCGGAAAGGTTGGTTGCCTTGGACCGGAGATTCTGCTCCGGATACTATATTTTATGGTGAGTATAAGAATAACGGCGCTGGTTCGTCGACGAGGAATAGGGTTAAGTGGAAGGGGTTGAGGTTTCTTAGTACCAAGGAAGCTAATAGGTTTACGGTGAAACCTTTCATCGACGGAGGAAGATGGCTTCCGGCTACGAAAGTGCCGTTCAGGTCCGGTCTCTGA
- the LOC104767425 gene encoding probable pectinesterase/pectinesterase inhibitor 25, giving the protein MKMQTLHFSSSLLLMSVSFLSLALLISTQDPPSQSPSLSPSLSPSQPPSRPPTLPPSQSQSSSQACKSTPYPKLCRSILNAVKSSPSDPYSYGKFTIKQCLKQASRLSKAITGYARRVRSKPGSSTPEEIGAVADCGELSELSVNYLETVTTELKSAQVMTAALVEHVNSLLSGVVTNQEGNLTRLYGISLGLVSHALNRNLKRSFKASKGKILGGGNSTYREPLETLIKGLRKTCDKDKDCRKTSRNLGELGQTSGGSILVSKAVIVGPYKSDNFTTITQAIAAAPNNTRPEDGYFVIYAREGVYEEYIVVEMNKKNLMLIGDGINKTIITGNHNVIDGWTTYNSSSFAVIGERFMAVDVTFRNTAGPEKHQAVALRNNAESSSFYRCSFEGYQDTLYVHSMRQFYRECDIYGTVDFIFGNAAAIFQDCNIYARKPMAKQKNAITAHGRVDPNQNTGISIINCTIKAAPDLAAEPNSAMTFLGRPWKPYARTVFMQSYISDIVQPVGWLEWNGTTGLDTIYYGEYSNFGPGANTNQRVQWLGYNILNLAEAMNFTVYNFTMGDTWLPQTDIPFYGGLLHKE; this is encoded by the exons ATGAAAATGCAAACActacacttctcttcttctctcttgttaaTGTCTGTTAGTTTCCTCTCATTGGCTTTGCTAATCTCAACACAAGACCCTCCTTCACAGTCACCTTCTCTGTCCCCGTCACTGTCACCTTCACAGCCTCCGTCACGCCCACCTACTTTGCCCCCGTCACAGTCACAGTCGTCTTCTCAGGCTTGTAAGTCAACTCCATACCCTAAGCTATGCCGTTCGATCCTCAACGCTGTCAAGTCATCACCGTCGGATCCATACAGTTACGGCAAGTTCACGATAAAACAATGCCTCAAGCAAGCAAGCCGTCTCTCCAAAGCCATCACAGGATACGCAAGGCGAGTGAGAAGCAAACCAGGCTCCTCCACGCCCGAGGAAATAGGTGCGGTGGCGGACTGCGGCGAGTTATCGGAGCTGAGTGTGAACTACCTCGAAACCGTCACGACGGAGCTCAAGTCCGCGCAGGTGATGACCGCAGCTCTTGTGGAGCATGTGAACAGTCTTCTCAGTGGTGTGGTGACGAATCAGGAG GGGAATCTCACGCGTCTTTACGGTATCTCGCTGGGGCTTGTGAGCCACGCGCTTAACCGTAACCTTAAGAGGTCGTTTAAAGCCTCTAAAGGAAAGATTCTTGGTGGTGGGAACTCAACCTATCGCGAGCCGCTCGAGACTTTGATTAAG GGTTTACGTAAAACATGCGACAAGGACAAAGATTGCCGGAAAACTAGCCGGAACTTAGGGGAGCTAGGTCAGACGAGCGGCGGTTCCATCCTCGTGAGCAAAGCAGTGATTGTCGGTCCGTACAAATCCGACAACTTTACGACGATCACTCAAGCTATTGCAGCCGCACCTAATAACACTAGACCAGAGGATGGTTACTTTGTTATCTACGCAAGAGAAGGTGTCTACGAAGAATATATTGTTGTTGAGatgaacaaaaagaacttaatgCTTATCGGAGATGGGATCAATAAGACGATTATTACTGGGAACCATAACGTTATTGACGGTTGGACTACGTATAATAGCTCAAGCTTTG ctGTAATTGGAGAGCGGTTTATGGCGGTTGATGTTACATTCAGAAACACAGCCGGACCTGAAAAACATCAGGCTGTGGCTTTGAGGAACAACGCAGAAAGTTCAAGCTTTTATCGGTGTAGTTTTGAAGGCTATCAAGATACTCTCTACGTCCATTCTATGAGACAATTCTATCGCGAATGCGATATCTATG GTACCGTCGATTTTATATTCGGGAACGCAGCCGCAATTTTTCAAGACTGTAACATATATGCTAGAAAACCAATGGCAAAGCAAAAGAACGCTATAACAGCCCATGGAAGAGTTGATCCAAACCAGAATACCGGAATCTCTATCATCAATTGTACAATAAAAGCCGCCCCGGATCTTGCAGCTGAGCCTAACTCTGCCATGACATTCTTAGGTAGACCATGGAAGCCCTACGCAAGGACGGTTTTCATGCAATCATATATCAGTGACATTGTTCAACCAGTCGGATGGCTCGAATGGAACGGTACAACTGGTTTAGACACAATCTACTACGGTGAGTACAGTAACTTTGGACCAGGGGCAAACACGAATCAGAGAGTGCAGTGGTTAGGGTACAATATATTGAACTTGGCAGAAGCCATGAACTTCACTGTCTACAACTTCACCATGGGAGATACATGGTTGCCTCAAACCGATATTCCTTTCTATGGTGGTTTGCTACACAAAGAATGA
- the LOC104764786 gene encoding putative pectinesterase/pectinesterase inhibitor 24, with protein MSSTYGKVDEREHVMLEARRKTRKRIAIIAVSLIVLAIIVVGAVLGTMAHKKSSETVEIKNNGDSISASIKAVCDVTLHKDKCKETFRSAPNASSLNPEELFKLAVKITIAEVSKALNGFSSPGEEKSNITMSACAELLDLTIDNLNNTLTSSSNGDVTVPELVDDLRTWLSSAETYQETCVETLSPDMKPFGESHLKNSTEMTSNALAIITWLGKIADSFTL; from the coding sequence ATGTCCTCCACTTACGGCAAAGTCGACGAGCGTGAACACGTAATGCTCGAAGCTCGTCGTAAGACGAGGAAGAGAATTGCAATCATCGCTGTATCACTAATAGTTCTTGCCATAATCGTGGTCGGAGCCGTGTTGGGAACCATGGCTCATAAGAAGTCATCAGAGACAGTGGAGATCAAGAACAACGGAGACTCAATCTCCGCATCCATTAAAGCCGTTTGCGACGTTACGTTGCACAAAGACAAATGTAAGGAAACCTTTCGATCAGCTCCAAACGCGAGCAGTCTCAATCCAGAAGAGCTCTTCAAACTCGCAGTCAAAATCACAATCGCCGAAGTTTCAAAAGCTCTCAACGGATTCTCTTCCCCCGGCGAAGAAAAGAGCAACATCACCATGAGTGCATGCGCCGAGCTTCTTGACCTAACGATAGATAACCTCAACAACACGTTAACGTCATCATCAAACGGTGACGTCACGGTACCTGAGCTAGTCGATGACCTCCGTACATGGTTGAGTTCAGCCGAGACGTATCAAGAGACGTGCGTGGAAACGTTGTCCCCAGATATGAAGCCGTTCGGAGAAAGTCATCTCAAGAACTCAACAGAGATGACGAGTAACGCTTTAGCGATCATCACATGGCTCGGAAAGATCGCTGACTCGTTCACACTCTGA